A window of Amaranthus tricolor cultivar Red isolate AtriRed21 chromosome 8, ASM2621246v1, whole genome shotgun sequence genomic DNA:
GATATTAATCTTTCTCTTCCAGGGGATGCTTTCGATCTCGTAACTCGGATTAAAACGGCCCTAGAATTGGAATGTCCTGGCATCGTTTCTTGTACTGATATTCTTGCTACTGCTGCTAGGAACCTTATTAAAATGACGGGTGGTCCGTACATTGATGTTGTTTTTGGACGCAAAGATGGCCTTGTTTCTCAGGTTTGATCTTCTGcttatttttacataattatctTTGATTAATTTGTTCTTTCCTTCACAATTAGATTAATGTATGAATCCTCAATctactttttattaaatttaatgaaatataatatttatcaaatccttgaaattgaatttgaaattaaaaagagttacttgtaaataattattaatgttgtcaaaatatatgttttaaagAATTCATTTGGTATTTCAAAATATCTAGTTGCATTTTAATCATATTTCAATCTATGTTACTCCGACTCTTCATTTTTGCTTTACGTAttcgtgtccgatccttgatactcggacattggtatgacacttagacactttattttaggcgtaaaaATGAATATTTAGATGTATTCGGCACTTGAACACATTAATATCCGACATCTGTACCAGAGTCCAAgtaatattgattttaattgatGATGAAAAAGAATGGCTTAGGTTTCGTAATAGTATGATAACCGCTAGGGATTGCATGATTTTAAGCCTAATTATTGGTGTCCTTAACAAAATTGTGCACTTATCACCTAAATATTGGCGCCATCTGCAATTTATCATGAAATCAACGACCAACACCTCATCTGGTGGTAGCCGGTAGGTGGGTTTTAGTAGgtattagattattttttttagtgagATTTATTAATCAacaagttttgtatgagaccatcttcGTGTGACAATCTCATACATGCAgccaaaattatttatatttaaagccAAGTTAATCGAGTTAAACTTACAAAGCAGATAGcagataactaaattaaaactatttttttcattaatttaaaaaaaaaaaattggtcaacCCATATTAAGCTGTCTCATAATAAGACGgacttaataaagaatttgtcttTATCGAAAACATTTTTATATATGCATTGTTTCCTTGTGCTAGGCTTCAAGAGTGAAGGGCAATTTAGCCCTTCCAAACATGACAATAACTCAAATTATACACATGTTCAAGGCAAAAGGGTTCACAGTACAAGAAATGGTGGCTCTAGTAGGTGCTCATACCATTGGGTTTTCTCATTGCTCAGAATTTAGTAAAAGGATTTTTTCATACAGCAAAAACCAACCTGTGGACCCCAAGATGAACCCTAAATATGCAGAAGGGCTCAAAAAATTGTGTGCTAATTACACCAAAGATAACACCATGGCAGCCTTCAATGATGTCATAACACCCGGAAAGTTCGACAACATGTACTACAAGAACCTTCAACGCGGGCTGGGCCTACTCGCCACGGACCAAGCCCTTGTTGATGACCCGAGAACCAAGCCCATTGTAGACGTCTACGCCGAAAACGAGAATGCTTTTTTTAATGACTTTGCTAAGGCAATGCAAAAGGTGAGTATGCTGGATATTAAAACAGATAAGGATGGTGAGATTAGACACAGATGTGATACTTTTAATAAACAAGGTGGAACTTGAATATGAAATTGTtaagaaatttaattattattaggagttaattaatgaaaaaaatgggGAAAATAGAAAATCCTTTGTTTTGCCTTTTGATTATAGTTTTTGAGATGAATTTGGATCTTAAAGATTATATAACAAGTATTAAGGAATGTGTTCTTCTGATGGGTTTGGTGGTCACTAAGTTCAttttattggatttttttttttccttgtatGGCTTTGTTTATTCTATTTCTTGTATGTAATGTAACTTCTCTTTTGTAATCAAATTGAATTTCATTATACATTTGTGTCAATAGTATCTTATGACTTAATATGAAATTATTgatgttttttattatgtttgaaTGATACTTATATTGTATTCCGTAAAAGCACTAATAGTGTGGTGCAGACAATTGGTTGTTGGCTTGCTCGATCATTTGATAGTATTGATCTTTTTGTTTGATTAGATTTGCTATTATGAAGATATAAAGGACACCGAGGAGTTATTGTTTTTTTGGCTATttatttgacaaaaaattagttaaaaatttaaaagtacatttaaaaattaattcctaAAGTTAAAAGTCAATCAGAAAATTATTTACTGAACACGCTCATAAATAAGTGCTCAgttttagaggtgttcatttgggtcatCGGGTTATTTCTGGTCAGGTATTACGGGTTGGTTCAAAAATGAATCTTGCGaccatattaatttttacattattttaaattcattctaAAGTCGGATTAAGTTAGGCTCAATTTCAATGTCAGATAAATATCAAATcatcgggtctgttttgaacacatCTATCCAGTTTGTACTCCTAGGAAATATCCACGGAACCACACGAAAggagaaaaaagaaattttaacaTCAGTAGAAAATTAAACCAATGGATTCTTTAAAAGTATTGTCTTAGAATTTAAGAATACATCAAACTTAAGAGATTTCTAGCAAGATGATAACTAAAAAGGATTAAACTACAAGAATgaattttacaataaaaatgaaTGACTAGAAGCTTTACAAGGGAAGCTACCCAaaccaatatgtatcgatgctGGTAATAGCATGAACAAGAAGATCCCGGTGTTTCAGACATGCTCATCCGTCCTAAACCTTTGCACAACATTGCAGTCACATAATAATTTTAACCGTTCATCCAAACAGCAATAATTCTCATCGCCTCGTCTGAATATTTATGAATAAGCTTATAACATTGTCATGACATCCTAGTGCTCAGCAAGGCTTCCTTTTATCGACCTTTGAGTGGATATTAAaccatttcttcttcttcaaccgaTCTCTAAAAGGCTTCTTTTCTCGTGCATTAGTTGTGCACCCTTCTTCTTTAGGCTCTTTGGCTGAACTCGTCCTTTTTAGTTTACTTGAACTACGCTTCATAGGAGGAGTAATTGTATACGACGCATGGATTTCATTTCGCTGTTTTAGAAGGTCGTCAATCTGCAGAACCATGTTGTCATGAGGTCTATGCTTTTCACTAATTCTCTATCAGCTAGTAGACCGTCTCTCAGAG
This region includes:
- the LOC130820718 gene encoding peroxidase 6-like isoform X1; amino-acid sequence: MAKLKSSNKIMKINKSSRVLLFVFLIIIHPFIALSKESKKHQHESHSHSLSHLNPDLFSQSVHLTRDYYQKTCPRFEDIVNRVVTMKQAETPTTAAAVVRVFFHDCMVDGCDGSTLVASNHFHGKAERDADINLSLPGDAFDLVTRIKTALELECPGIVSCTDILATAARNLIKMTGGPYIDVVFGRKDGLVSQASRVKGNLALPNMTITQIIHMFKAKGFTVQEMVALVGAHTIGFSHCSEFSKRIFSYSKNQPVDPKMNPKYAEGLKKLCANYTKDNTMAAFNDVITPGKFDNMYYKNLQRGLGLLATDQALVDDPRTKPIVDVYAENENAFFNDFAKAMQKVSMLDIKTDKDGEIRHRCDTFNKQGGT
- the LOC130820718 gene encoding peroxidase 6-like isoform X3, yielding MCILLPQRFCNMIQISNTFEFRDLFSQSVHLTRDYYQKTCPRFEDIVNRVVTMKQAETPTTAAAVVRVFFHDCMVDGCDGSTLVASNHFHGKAERDADINLSLPGDAFDLVTRIKTALELECPGIVSCTDILATAARNLIKMTGGPYIDVVFGRKDGLVSQASRVKGNLALPNMTITQIIHMFKAKGFTVQEMVALVGAHTIGFSHCSEFSKRIFSYSKNQPVDPKMNPKYAEGLKKLCANYTKDNTMAAFNDVITPGKFDNMYYKNLQRGLGLLATDQALVDDPRTKPIVDVYAENENAFFNDFAKAMQKVSMLDIKTDKDGEIRHRCDTFNKQGGT
- the LOC130820718 gene encoding peroxidase 6-like isoform X2, whose translation is MGLNKAEELRMCILLPQRFCNMIQISNTFEFRDLFSQSVHLTRDYYQKTCPRFEDIVNRVVTMKQAETPTTAAAVVRVFFHDCMVDGCDGSTLVASNHFHGKAERDADINLSLPGDAFDLVTRIKTALELECPGIVSCTDILATAARNLIKMTGGPYIDVVFGRKDGLVSQASRVKGNLALPNMTITQIIHMFKAKGFTVQEMVALVGAHTIGFSHCSEFSKRIFSYSKNQPVDPKMNPKYAEGLKKLCANYTKDNTMAAFNDVITPGKFDNMYYKNLQRGLGLLATDQALVDDPRTKPIVDVYAENENAFFNDFAKAMQKVSMLDIKTDKDGEIRHRCDTFNKQGGT